In Mycobacterium branderi, the DNA window CCACCTATAGATTTGCGGGGTGCTGGGACGACCACGGGTGGGCCGATTCCAGTTGGGACGCAACGCGAATCAGGACGTCTTCGCGGCCATAGGCGGCGGCCAGCTGGACGCCGATCGGCAGGCCCTCGGCGTTGCGGTGCAGCGGAAGGCTGATCGCCGGCTGCCCGCTCATGTTGAACGGCGGCGTGAACGCGGCGAACCGGCCGGCGCGGCGCATCGGCGCCGTCGGATGCTCGGGATCGTTCTCGAACTCGGTCAGCGGAAGCGGCGGCTCGGCCACCGTCGGGGTCAACAGCAGGTCCCAGCCGTCGGCCCACCACTGCTGCAGCGCCCGCCGGAATGTCCACACCGCGCCCTGCGCGGCGGCGTAGTCGACGGCGGTCAGTCGCTGCGCCTGCTCGGCGAGCGCCCAGTTCACCGGCTCGACGTCGTCCTTGGTCATCTCGCGGCCCAGTGTTTCGCCGAACCCGCGCACCGCCATCGCCATTCCCGTCGCCCACAGCGCCATGAACTTCTGGGGCAACGTGGTGTCGGCGAGGCATTGTGGCCACGCAGGCTCGACGATGTGCCCGAGGCCCTCGAGCATCGACGCCGCGGCACGCACGGCCGCGATGCAATCCTCGTGCAGGAAGTCGCCGCGCGGATGGACGTCGAGCAGGCCGATGCGTAGCCGTCCGGGGTCTTTACCGATTTCCTCGGTGTACGGCCGCTCCGGCGGCGGCGCAATGACGCTGTCGCCGATGCCCGGTCCGCGCACCGCATCGAGCAGGCCCGCGGTGTCGCGCACTGTGCGACTGACGCACAGCTCGACGCCTAGCCCCGCCTCGGCACGCACCGGGCCGACCGTGATGCGGCCCTGGCTCGGCTTGAGTCCGACGACCCCGCAGCACGACGCCGGGATGCGGATGCTGCCGCCGCCGTCGGAGGCGTTGGCGAACGGGACCATGCCGGCGGCTACCGCGGCGGCGGCACCACCGCTGGACCCGCCCGGCGTGCGGTCCAGTGACCACGGGTTGCGGGTCGGGCCCCAGGCCAGCGGCTGCGTGGTCGGCAAGCTGCCCAGCTCCGGGGTATTGGTC includes these proteins:
- a CDS encoding amidase, coding for MNSLADETRWMDATEQARLVANGDVTAGELLEAAIERIERTNPSLNAVVIEWFDHARRVAADPNLPNGPFRGVPFLLKDLYTSFAGQTLSNGNIALKEARIVDTADTTLVARFKAAGLVIAGRTNTPELGSLPTTQPLAWGPTRNPWSLDRTPGGSSGGAAAAVAAGMVPFANASDGGGSIRIPASCCGVVGLKPSQGRITVGPVRAEAGLGVELCVSRTVRDTAGLLDAVRGPGIGDSVIAPPPERPYTEEIGKDPGRLRIGLLDVHPRGDFLHEDCIAAVRAAASMLEGLGHIVEPAWPQCLADTTLPQKFMALWATGMAMAVRGFGETLGREMTKDDVEPVNWALAEQAQRLTAVDYAAAQGAVWTFRRALQQWWADGWDLLLTPTVAEPPLPLTEFENDPEHPTAPMRRAGRFAAFTPPFNMSGQPAISLPLHRNAEGLPIGVQLAAAYGREDVLIRVASQLESAHPWSSQHPANL